In Vogesella indigofera, the sequence GACTGTGCTCTTGCCGTTGGAGCCGGTGATGGCGATCACCCGGGCGCCGCTACCGGCAATGGCGCGCGCCCACAGCTCCACGTCGCCGACCACCTCGCCGCCGGCGGCGGCGAAGGCGGCGATGGCCGGGCTGCGGACGCTGACGCCGGGGCTGACCATCAGCATGTCGGCGTCGGCAAAGGTGGCGTCGCTGAACGCGCCCAGGCGCAGCGGCACCGTGCCAAGCTTGGCCGCAACGGCGGCCGCATTCGGCGGATTGTCGCGGCTGTCCGCCATCGTCACCCGCGCACCGTGCGCCAGCAGCCAGCGGGCGGCGGACACGCCGGTGTCGCCGAGGCCGATAACGATGATGTGACGGTTAGCCAGATCCATGGTCAGCTTTCCTTAGCGCAGTTTCAGCGTGGCAAGACCTGCCAGCACCAGCATCATGGTGATGATCCAGAAGCGAACCACCACCTGGGTCTCTTTCCAGCCTTTGAGTTCATAGTGGTGATGCAGCGGCGCCATGCGGAACACGCGCTTGCCGGTGAGCTTGAACGACGCCACCTGGATCATCACCGACAGCGCCTCGACCACGAACAGGCCGCCCATGATCAGCAGCACGATTTCCTGGCGCACGATCACCGCCACGGTGCCCAGCGCGGCGCCCAGCGCCAGCGCGCCGACGTCGCCCATGAACACCTGCGCCGGATAGGCGTTGAACCACAAGAAGCCCAAGCAGGCGCCACAGATGGCGGCGCAGAACACCACCACCTCGTGCGCGCCGGGCACGAAAGGCATGCCCAGATACTTGGAGAACACCGCGTGGCCGGCGACGTAGGCGAAGATCGACAGGCCCGCGGCCACCATCACCACCGGCAGCGCGGCGAGGCCGTCGAGGCCGTCGGTGAGGTTGACCGAGTTGGAGGTGCCGACGATCACGAAGTAGGTCAACACGCAAAAGCCGATGCCGCCCAGCGGATAGATCACGTTCTTGAAGAACGGGATGATGAATTCGGTGGACGCCGGCAGTTTGGCGGTGGTGATCAGGAACACGCCGGCGGCAATGGCGACGGTGGATTGCCACGCCATCTTGAAGCGGGCGGAGACCCCGTTCGGATCCTTGTACACCACCTTGCGCCAGTCATCGTAGAAACCCAGCGCGCCGGTGCCCAGCGTCACCGCCAGCAGCAGCCACACGTACTGGTTGGAAAGGTCGGCCCACAGCAGGGTGGTGACGCTCATCGCCAGCAGGATCAGCGTGCCGCCCATGGTCGGGGTGCCGGTCTTCACCAGATGCGTCTGCGGGCCGTCGCTGCGCACCGCCTGGCCGACCTTGAGTTCGGTCAGTTTGGCGATCACCCACGGCCCCAGCCACAGCGAGATCACCAGCGAAGTCAGCGCCGCCATCACCGCGCGCAGCGTGACGTAGTTGAGGACGTTGAAAGCCCGGATGTGGTCCTTTAGCAGTTCAGCCAGTAACAGCAGCACGTTTAGCCCTTCCCGTTTTCTTGTTGTTGTGGGGTTACCAGATGGGCAACGACCCGTTCCATGCGCATGAAGCGCGAACCCTTGACCAGCACCGTGCTGGCCGGGGTGACCACGGCATCCAGCCGCGCCAGCAGCGCGGCGATGTCGTCGAAATACTCGGCGCCAGCACCGTAGGCGTTGGCCGCCTGGCGGCTCAGCTCGCCCAGACACAGCAGCTGCTCGATGCCGCGGGCGCGGGCATGGGCGCCCACTTCGGCGTGCAGTGCCGGTGCGGTGTCGCCCAGCTCGCCGATCTGCCCCATCACGAACACGCGCGGTGCCGGGTAGGCGGCCAGCACGTCGATGCCGGCCTTCATCGAATCCGGATTGGCGTTGTAGCTGTCGTCGATCACGGTGGCGCCACAGGCGGCCGGCTTCAGCTGCAGGCGACCCTTGACGCCGGCAAAGGCGGCCAGGCCGGCGGCGATGGCGGCCAGTGGCACTTCCAGTGCCAGTGCCACAGCGGCGGCGGCCAGCGCGTTGCGCACGTTATGTTCGCCGGCAGCCGGCAGCTCGATCGCCTGCTCGCCTTGCGGGCAAATCAGGGTGAAACAGTTGCCGGTCGCACTGGCGACGATGTCGCGGGCACGAACGTTGGCCGCAGCGCTCAGGCCGAAACGCAACTGGCGATGCTGGCCGGCGGCGACGGCGAAGATCGCCTGCTGCGCGTCGTCGGCATTGATGATGGCGACGCCGTCAGCGCTCAGCCCTTCGAAGATTTCGCTCTTGGCACGGGCAATGTCGGCGGTGCTGTCAAAGCCGCCGCCCAGGTGCGCGCGCATGGCGTTATTGACCAGCGCCACCTGCGGCCGGGTCAGGCCGCTCAGGTAGCGGATCTCGCCGAAGTGGTTCATGCCCATCTCGATCACCGCATAGCGGTGCGCCGGGCGCAGCGCCAACAGCGTCAGCGGCAGGCCGATGTCGTTGTTGAAGTTGCCGGCGGTGGCGTGCACGGCATCGTTGCCGGCATGGGCACGCAGGATGGCGGCCACCATCTCCTTGACCGTGGTCTTGCCGTTGGAACCGGTGATGCCAATGCGCTTCACGTCCAGCCGCGCGCACCAAGCGGCAGCCAGGGTGCCCAGCGCCAGCCGGGTGTCGTCGACGCGGATCACACTGCCGGCAGTAGCCGCATAGTCGCGGCGCACCAGCGCGAACGCACCCTTGGCCAGCACTTCCGGCACAAAATCGTGCGCATCGAAATTGTCGCCCTTCAGCGCCACGAACAGGTCGCCGGCCTGCACCGTGCGGCTGTCGGTAACCACGCGCAGGAACTTGGCATCGCTGCCGAGCAGTTCGCCGGACAACAGGGCGGCGGCATCAGACAGCGGCAGCATCGTTGGCCCCCCAGGCGGTGAGCGCGTCTTCGGCGACACGGAAATCGGAGAACGGCTGCTTCACGCCGGCAATGTCCTGGTATTCCTCGTGGCCCTTGCCGGCGATCAGGATCACGTCGCCGACGCGGGCGTGGGCGACCGCCCAGTGGATGGCCGCGGCGCGGTCGGCTTCGACGTGGCCCGGCGCCTGCATGCCGGCCAGGATGTCGGCGACGATGGCCTGCGGGTCTTCGCTGCGCGGGTTGTCGCTGGTGACCACCGCCACGTCGGCGATGCGCTCGGCGATCTCGCCCATCAGTGGGCGCTTGCCCTTGTCGCGGTCACCACCGCAGCCGAACACGCAGAACAGCTTGCCGCCGGCGGGGCGGATCTCGGCCAGGGTGGCCAAGGCCTTTTCCAGCGCATCCGGGGTATGCGCGTAGTCGACCACCACCAGCGGCTCCAGGCTGCTGCCGATGCGCTGCATGCGACCTCGCGCCGGCTGGATCTTGCCCAGCACGCGGGCGGCGTCGTCGAGGGTGACGCCATTGGCGCACAGTACGGCGAGGCAGGCCAGCATGTTGGCCGCATTGAAGCGGCCCAGCAACGGGCTCTTGATCTCGGCCTCACCCCACGGCGTGGTGACGCTCAGCTGCAGGCCGTCAAGGTTGGCCGCAAGGCTCAGCGGGCGCACGTCGCCCTGCTCCAGACCGTAGCTGATCACCCGGGTGTTGGCATCGATGCCGGCGGCAAGCGTGCGGCCGAAGGCGTCGTCGGCGTTGATCACCGCGTGCTGCAGCCCCTGCCAGTGGAACAGCTTGGCCTTGGAGGCGCCGTACTCTTCCATCGTGCCATGGTAGTCGAGGTGGTCGCGGGTCAGGTTGGTGAACACCGCGCTGCGGAAGCTGACGCCGTTGACGCGGAACTGGTCGAGACCGTGGCTGGACACCTCCATCGACACCATGTGCGCACCCTGGCGGCGGTATTCCGCCAGCTTCTGCTGCACGGTGATCGGGTCGGGCGTGGTGTGGGTGGTTTCGGTCAGTGCGCCGTAAAAGCCGTTGCCGACGGTGCCGATCAGCGCCGCCTTCTCGCCCAGCAGCGCGTAGGCCTGCGCCAGCCAGTGCGAGATCGAGGTCTTGCCGTTGGTGCCGGTAATGCCGATCACCGCCATGTCGCGGCTGGGGTAGCCGTAGACGTGGGCGGCGACGATGCCGGCGCGCTCGCGCAGCTGCGGCACCGCCAGATTGGGGACCTGCCACGCCGGATTCCAGACGAAGCCGTCGGCGTCATCCCACAGCACCGCGGCGGCGCCCTTTTCCAGCGCGGCGGCGATGAAGTCGCGGCCGTCGCTGTACTCGCCACGGCAGGCGAGGAACACGTCACCGGGGAATACGCGGCGGCTGTCCGCCTCGACGCGGGAAATGGCGACGCCCAAACCCTGCAACACGGCAGGGTCCCAGTCAGGCAAGTCGATCAAGCTTGTTTTCATGTTTCTTCCCGCACTTCCGAAATCTGGTGTTCCGGAATCAATGTATTGTTGGAGGGAGCATCCGGCTCGACCCCCAGAATTCTCAAACTGCCGGCCATGATGTTGGAAAACGCCGGCCCGGCCACCGCACCACCGTAGTAGGCACCGGCACCCGGTTCATCAATCATCATTGCCACGATCAGCCGTGGCGTGGTCGCCGGCGCAAAACCGACAAACAGGCCGATGTGCTTGTTGGCCGCATAGGCGCCACCGACCAGCTTGCGCGCGGTACCGGACTTGCCGCCAACGTGGTAGCCCAGCACTTGGGCGCGCACCGCGGTACCGCCTTCTTCCGTCACCGTCACCATCATGTCGCGCATCTTTTTCGCGGTTTCCGGCTTGATCAGGCTCTTGCCCGGCAACGGCGCCCCGAGACGGGTAAACGACACCGGCAACAGCGCGCCGCGGTTGGTAAACACCGTGTACGAACGCGCCAGCTGCAGCAGGCTGACCGAGACGCCATAACCGAACGACATGGTGGCCTGCTCGATCGGGCGCCAGTTCTGCCAGTCGCGCAGGCGACCGGCACTCTCACCCGGAAAACCGGTTTGCGGGCTTTGCCCGAAGCCGGCCTGCCGGTAAAACGTCCACATATCCTCCGGCGAGAACATCGCCGCCATCTTCGACGAACCGACGTTCGACGACTTCTGAATGATCTGCGTCACCGTCATCACCGGCTTCGGATGCGTATCTCGCACCGTGGCCGGACCGATGCGGTAGGTCTGGGTGTCGAACACCGTGTCCGGCGTCACCTTGCCGGCATCCAGCGCCATCGCGATCGGGAACGGCTTCATGGTCGAGCCGGGCTCGAACATGTCCACCACCGCGCGGTTGCGCCGCATTTCCGGCTCCAGCACCGCACGGTTGTTCGGGTTGTACGACGGGGTGTTGGCCAGTGCCAGCACCTCGCCGGTACGGGCATCCAGCACCACCACCCCGCCGGCTTTCGCCTTGTTCACTTCCATCGCTGCCTTCAGCTCGCGGTAGGCGAGGTACTGAATGCGCTTGTCGATCGACAGTTGCAGCGTCTGGCCGTCACGCGGCGGCTCGATCACCGCCAGGTCTTCCACGATGTGGCCGCGGCGGTCCTTCAGCACCGTGCGGCTGCCGTGCTTGCCGGCGAGCATCTTCTCGCGCGTCAGCTCGAAACCTTCCTGCCCCTTGCCGTCCACGCCGGTAAAGCCGACCACGTGCGCCAGCATCTCGCCGGCCGGATAGTAGCGGCGGAATTCCTGCTGCTTCGCCACCCCCGGAATCTCCAGCGCCATCACCTGCTGCGCCAGCGCCGGACTGATCTGGCGCTTGAGGTAGACGAACTCGCGCTTGTTGTCCGACAGCTTGCGTTTCACTTCGTCCAGCGGCATTTCCAAGAGCCGCGCCAGCTGCTGCAGCTTGGCGGCCGGCACCTTGCCCAGCTCCATGTCGACCGGGCTGGCCCAGATCGACTGCACCGGGGTGCTGATCGCCAGCGGCTCGCCGTTGCGGTCGGTAATCTCGCCGCGGTTGGCCTCCAGCAGCAGCGTGCGGCGGAAGCGCGCATCGCCCTGGTTCTGCAGGAAATCCTGCTGCACCACCTGCAGGTAGATCGCCCGTGCCAGCAATGCCAGCAGCAGCGCGCCCAACAGCAACAGCACCACGGTGACCCGTCCCGGCGCCAGCCGCATCGCCGGCTTCAGGTTCTGCTGGTAACGCGGCGTGTACACCCGGCTCATCGCACGCCCTCAGGCGTGATCACATGCACCTGGCGCTGGCTCGGCGTCAGCATCTGCAGGCGCGCGGCGGCAGTCTTCTCGATCAGCGCATGCGCGCCCCAGGTGCTCTGTTCCAGCGTCAACTGCCCGTACTCCACATCCAGCTGGCGTGCCAGCTTTTGTTCTTTTTCCAGCTCGTAATACAGCTTGCGTGCCACGTGGGTGGAGCTCACTACCGACATCGCACACAGGATCAACAGCAGCAGCAGTACCGCATTCAGCTTGTTAAGGCTCACTCTGTGCCCTGCCACTGCCCGCCGATACGCTGCGCCACGCGCATGATCGCGCTACGCGAACGCGGGTTGGCCGCCACTTCCGCCTCGCTGCAGCGGATCGCCTTGCCCACCGGCTTGATCGCCGCCTCGGGAATGTCACAGGCACGCACCGGTACCCACGACGGCAGCTTGTCGGTGGTGCTGGCATCGCGAATGAAGTTCTTCACGATGCGGTCTTCCAGAGAATGGAAGCTGATCACCGCCAGGCGGCCGCCTGCGGCCAACCTTGCCACCGTTTGCGGCAGGATTTCCTTCAGCTCGTCCAGCTCGCGGTTGATGTAGATCCGGATCGCCTGGAAGGTTCGCGTCGCGGGGTCCTGACCTTGTTCGCGAGTACGGACGTTTTTCCCAACGAGCACAGCGAGCTCACGCGTCGTTTCGAGGGGACGTTCAGCCCTGTGCGCAACAATGGCTGCTGCGATCTTGCGAGCAAACCGCTCTTCACCATAAGTCTTGATTACCTCTGCAATATCCGCCTCGTCAGCCGTGGCCAGCCACTGCGCGGCAGTCTGGCCGCGGGTGGTATCCATGCGCATGTCCAGCGGCGCGTCAAAACGGAAGCTGAAACCGCGGCGTCCGTCGTCAATTTGCGGGGACGAAATCCCCAGATCCATCAGCACGCCGTCGACCTGGGCCACGCCCAGCGCGTCCAGCTCGGCGGCAAAGGCGGCAAAGCCGTTGTGCACGATGGTAAAGCGGGCATCGCTGGCCGCCAGTGCGGTGGCGACCGCAATCGCCTCCGGGTCCTTGTCGAAGGCGATCAGCCGGCCCGTCGGGCCCAGCTGCGACAGAATCAAGCGACTGTGGCCGCCGCGCCCGAAGGTGCAATCAACGTAAACGCCATCCTTGCGGATGGCGAGCGCCTCTACGGCTTCGTCGAGCAGCACCGTGCGGTGAACAAAAACTGCGTCGGTCAAAGTGTGAAATCTCCAAGGTGCTGCGCCAGTTCGGCCGGATCAAGCTCCAGCGCAGCATCGGTCTGCGCGTCCCACTGGGCGGCATCCCACAATTCAAATCGGTTACCCATCCCCACCAGCGCCACGTCCTTGTCCAGCTTGACCAGCTCGCGCAGCCGCGCCGGTAGCAGGATGCGGCCGGCGGCATCCATCTCCAGCAGGTCGGCGTGGCCGAGCATCAGGCGCTGGTAGCGCTTCAGGGCCGGATTGGCGGCCGGCAGCTTCAGCAAACGCTCTTCCACCGGTTTCCAGTTGGCTTCGGGGTACAACAGCAGGTGCTCGGACGATTCCAGCGTGATCACCAGGCGATGGCCGAACGCAGACAACAGTGTCTCCCGGTGCTTGGCCGGTATGGCCAG encodes:
- the mraZ gene encoding division/cell wall cluster transcriptional repressor MraZ, with product MIGGVSIVSLDSKGRLAIPAKHRETLLSAFGHRLVITLESSEHLLLYPEANWKPVEERLLKLPAANPALKRYQRLMLGHADLLEMDAAGRILLPARLRELVKLDKDVALVGMGNRFELWDAAQWDAQTDAALELDPAELAQHLGDFTL
- the rsmH gene encoding 16S rRNA (cytosine(1402)-N(4))-methyltransferase RsmH; translation: MTDAVFVHRTVLLDEAVEALAIRKDGVYVDCTFGRGGHSRLILSQLGPTGRLIAFDKDPEAIAVATALAASDARFTIVHNGFAAFAAELDALGVAQVDGVLMDLGISSPQIDDGRRGFSFRFDAPLDMRMDTTRGQTAAQWLATADEADIAEVIKTYGEERFARKIAAAIVAHRAERPLETTRELAVLVGKNVRTREQGQDPATRTFQAIRIYINRELDELKEILPQTVARLAAGGRLAVISFHSLEDRIVKNFIRDASTTDKLPSWVPVRACDIPEAAIKPVGKAIRCSEAEVAANPRSRSAIMRVAQRIGGQWQGTE
- the mraY gene encoding phospho-N-acetylmuramoyl-pentapeptide-transferase; the encoded protein is MLLLAELLKDHIRAFNVLNYVTLRAVMAALTSLVISLWLGPWVIAKLTELKVGQAVRSDGPQTHLVKTGTPTMGGTLILLAMSVTTLLWADLSNQYVWLLLAVTLGTGALGFYDDWRKVVYKDPNGVSARFKMAWQSTVAIAAGVFLITTAKLPASTEFIIPFFKNVIYPLGGIGFCVLTYFVIVGTSNSVNLTDGLDGLAALPVVMVAAGLSIFAYVAGHAVFSKYLGMPFVPGAHEVVVFCAAICGACLGFLWFNAYPAQVFMGDVGALALGAALGTVAVIVRQEIVLLIMGGLFVVEALSVMIQVASFKLTGKRVFRMAPLHHHYELKGWKETQVVVRFWIITMMLVLAGLATLKLR
- a CDS encoding peptidoglycan D,D-transpeptidase FtsI family protein, yielding MSRVYTPRYQQNLKPAMRLAPGRVTVVLLLLGALLLALLARAIYLQVVQQDFLQNQGDARFRRTLLLEANRGEITDRNGEPLAISTPVQSIWASPVDMELGKVPAAKLQQLARLLEMPLDEVKRKLSDNKREFVYLKRQISPALAQQVMALEIPGVAKQQEFRRYYPAGEMLAHVVGFTGVDGKGQEGFELTREKMLAGKHGSRTVLKDRRGHIVEDLAVIEPPRDGQTLQLSIDKRIQYLAYRELKAAMEVNKAKAGGVVVLDARTGEVLALANTPSYNPNNRAVLEPEMRRNRAVVDMFEPGSTMKPFPIAMALDAGKVTPDTVFDTQTYRIGPATVRDTHPKPVMTVTQIIQKSSNVGSSKMAAMFSPEDMWTFYRQAGFGQSPQTGFPGESAGRLRDWQNWRPIEQATMSFGYGVSVSLLQLARSYTVFTNRGALLPVSFTRLGAPLPGKSLIKPETAKKMRDMMVTVTEEGGTAVRAQVLGYHVGGKSGTARKLVGGAYAANKHIGLFVGFAPATTPRLIVAMMIDEPGAGAYYGGAVAGPAFSNIMAGSLRILGVEPDAPSNNTLIPEHQISEVREET
- a CDS encoding UDP-N-acetylmuramoyl-L-alanyl-D-glutamate--2,6-diaminopimelate ligase encodes the protein MKTSLIDLPDWDPAVLQGLGVAISRVEADSRRVFPGDVFLACRGEYSDGRDFIAAALEKGAAAVLWDDADGFVWNPAWQVPNLAVPQLRERAGIVAAHVYGYPSRDMAVIGITGTNGKTSISHWLAQAYALLGEKAALIGTVGNGFYGALTETTHTTPDPITVQQKLAEYRRQGAHMVSMEVSSHGLDQFRVNGVSFRSAVFTNLTRDHLDYHGTMEEYGASKAKLFHWQGLQHAVINADDAFGRTLAAGIDANTRVISYGLEQGDVRPLSLAANLDGLQLSVTTPWGEAEIKSPLLGRFNAANMLACLAVLCANGVTLDDAARVLGKIQPARGRMQRIGSSLEPLVVVDYAHTPDALEKALATLAEIRPAGGKLFCVFGCGGDRDKGKRPLMGEIAERIADVAVVTSDNPRSEDPQAIVADILAGMQAPGHVEADRAAAIHWAVAHARVGDVILIAGKGHEEYQDIAGVKQPFSDFRVAEDALTAWGANDAAAV
- the ftsL gene encoding cell division protein FtsL, yielding MSLNKLNAVLLLLLILCAMSVVSSTHVARKLYYELEKEQKLARQLDVEYGQLTLEQSTWGAHALIEKTAAARLQMLTPSQRQVHVITPEGVR
- a CDS encoding UDP-N-acetylmuramoyl-tripeptide--D-alanyl-D-alanine ligase, whose product is MLPLSDAAALLSGELLGSDAKFLRVVTDSRTVQAGDLFVALKGDNFDAHDFVPEVLAKGAFALVRRDYAATAGSVIRVDDTRLALGTLAAAWCARLDVKRIGITGSNGKTTVKEMVAAILRAHAGNDAVHATAGNFNNDIGLPLTLLALRPAHRYAVIEMGMNHFGEIRYLSGLTRPQVALVNNAMRAHLGGGFDSTADIARAKSEIFEGLSADGVAIINADDAQQAIFAVAAGQHRQLRFGLSAAANVRARDIVASATGNCFTLICPQGEQAIELPAAGEHNVRNALAAAAVALALEVPLAAIAAGLAAFAGVKGRLQLKPAACGATVIDDSYNANPDSMKAGIDVLAAYPAPRVFVMGQIGELGDTAPALHAEVGAHARARGIEQLLCLGELSRQAANAYGAGAEYFDDIAALLARLDAVVTPASTVLVKGSRFMRMERVVAHLVTPQQQENGKG